The DNA window TCCCCGCCGATCAGCGTCTGCGTGGTGGTGGTCGTTGTGGTCAGAGGCTGAAGGGTTGCTATGAGGTCGACGGTCTGGTCCTTTGCCGGGTAGTCGGTGATCTGACCATTGTAGGTCTGATACCCCACCTTGGTGACAGTGAAGTTCCGGTACGGTGTGGCGGTGGTGTATACCTGCACCTTGAGTACGCCGTTCTGTGTCGTTCCCATCACCGTGCCGTCGAAAGTGACGGTCGCCCCATCAACGCCGGCGTGGACCAGATAGTATCCCCGGTCCCCGCCGATCAGCGTCTGATCTGCGCCCATGACCCCGGTGGGGATGAGGGCGACGATCAGCAGTGCAATCAGGAGTGAAGAGCGGGGAATCATATCAATCCCCTCTCACGGGCGCAATACCTGCTCTCTTCTTCTGCGATTCCTGCCGCTGTGATCGAACAGATCACGATGGCGCGATGGTACAATTGAATCATCTGATCCATAGATGGATCACTGTTTCCACTGAGTTTAAACGTGCTGATTTGATCTTCTTGAGGATCGACTCTGGAGGCAACGAACTCCGGCATCATCTCCGTGATGGTCCAGTTCTCTGTAGCAGGGTATGTGGATCACACCGGCGGCTCTCCGGTCATCTCCCTCACCCAGTCGAGGTATGGGACCGACCCACCGATGATCGGCAGGGCGATCACCTCGGGAACCTGATAGGAATGGTGGCTGCAGATGGCCACAGTTATCTGCTCGGTCAGGTCGGCGGTGGTCTTGATGATCAGCAATTCTTCAGGTTCGTGGTGAACAGTTCCCTCCCAGCGGTAGAAGGACTGCACCGGTATCACATTCACACAGGCCGCCAGGTGTCGTTCGACCAGGTACCTGGCCAGGTCGCCCGCCTCGCTGGCCGGTGCGGTCGAGAGGATCACGACTGCACCCCCCTTTCCATCGCACTCGTCATTCATAGACAGAGAGAACACCGCCACCGGCTTAAATCCTGCCCCCAACCAGCCAGGGGAATGTCCTTGATCTGTCAGGTTAATTATCGGTGAACCACCAATAGATCAGCAATGTATGCACAGCGCATGGGTTCTCTCCCACCCTATCTCTTCGCCCGTATCGATGCGATGAAGGCAGAGAAGATTGAGCAGGGCGTCGATATCATCGACCTCGGTGTCGGTGACCCGGACCTGCCGACTCCGCCCCACATCGTTGAGGCCCTCTGCACGGCCGCACGGGACCCGAAGAACCACCACTACCCCTCGTACGCCGGGCTGCCGGCGTTCCGCTCGGCGGTCGCCGACTGGTTCCAGCACCGGTTCCATGTCACCCTCGACCCGAAAGATCAGATCCTCTCGTTGATGGGCTCGAAGGATGGGATCGCCCACATTCCCGAGGCCTTCATCAACCCCGGCGACGTGGTGCTGGCTCCTAGCCCAGGGTACCCGGTCTATCGGACCTCGACCCTCTTCGCCGAGGGGACGATCCATGAGATGCCGCTCACTGCTGAAGCAGGGTTTCTGCCGGTCCTCGATGACATCCCAAAGGAGGTCGTTGCGAAGGCGAAACTCCTCTTCCTGAACTACCCGAACAACCCGACCTCGGCGGTCGCCCCGATGAAGTTCTATGACGAGGTCGTCGCCTTCGCCCGCGAGCACAACATCGTCGTCGTCTCCGATAACGCCTATTCTGAGATCTCGTACGACGGCTACAAGTCCCCCTCGTTCCTCAAGGCCGACGGGGCGATGGAGGTCGGTGTCGAGATGCACTCCCTCTCCAAGACCTACAACATGACCGGCTGGCGGCTCGGGATGGCCGTCGGCAACGCCGAGATCCTGGCCGGCCTCGGCCGGGTGAAGACCAATGTAGACTCCGGGGTCTTCGATGCGGTGCAGCATGCCGGTATCGCGGCCCTCTCCGGCTCGCAGGAATGTATCGGCGAGGCCTGTGCAGTCTATAAGGAACGGCGCGACGTACTCGTCAATGGACTCCGATCCCTTGGTTACCAGGTGACCGCTCCGAAGGCGACCTTCTATGTCTGGATGCCGGTCGACGACTGCATGGCTTTTGCGGCCCGACTGCTGAACGAGGCAGGGATCGTGGCGACGCCCGGGCTCGGGTTTGGTTCGTCGGGTGAAGGCTACGTCAGATTCGCCCTTACCCGACCGGTGGAGCGGATCCAGGAAGCCCTCGACCGGATCGCGGGGATGAGCCGATGATCCTCCCCCCACACTTCTCGATCAGGGGCGGCGATCTCTTTATCGAGGGACAGAACTGCGTGGACCTGGCCGAGCAGTATGGCACCCCACTGTACGTGACCAGCGAGGACCGGATCCGAACGCAGATGCAGGGTTATCGGGACGCCCTCTCCTCGTATTATTCTGACATATCGGTGCTGTACGCGGCCAAGGCGAACGGCAACCTGGCGGTCTTCCAGATCCTGGCCTCAGAAGGGGCTGGCGCCGATGTCTTCTCATCAGGGGAGGTGGCGCTGGCCCTGAAGGCCGGTATGGACCCGCACAAGCTCCTCTTCAATGGCAGTTCCAAGACCCTCATGGACCTCGCCCTTGCGGTGGAGCTTGGGATCCGGGTCTCGGTGGACTCGCTCGACGAGCTCCACCAACTCGACGCCGTGGCGGCTGAGGCCGGAAAGGTCGCCGAGATCGCGTTTCGGGTGAACCCGGCCCTCGAAGTGCCGACGCATCCCAAGATCGCCACTGGCCTCGCCTCCAGCAAATTCGGGATCCCGCA is part of the Methanosphaerula palustris E1-9c genome and encodes:
- the cutA gene encoding divalent-cation tolerance protein CutA, producing the protein MNDECDGKGGAVVILSTAPASEAGDLARYLVERHLAACVNVIPVQSFYRWEGTVHHEPEELLIIKTTADLTEQITVAICSHHSYQVPEVIALPIIGGSVPYLDWVREMTGEPPV
- a CDS encoding LL-diaminopimelate aminotransferase, with the translated sequence MYAQRMGSLPPYLFARIDAMKAEKIEQGVDIIDLGVGDPDLPTPPHIVEALCTAARDPKNHHYPSYAGLPAFRSAVADWFQHRFHVTLDPKDQILSLMGSKDGIAHIPEAFINPGDVVLAPSPGYPVYRTSTLFAEGTIHEMPLTAEAGFLPVLDDIPKEVVAKAKLLFLNYPNNPTSAVAPMKFYDEVVAFAREHNIVVVSDNAYSEISYDGYKSPSFLKADGAMEVGVEMHSLSKTYNMTGWRLGMAVGNAEILAGLGRVKTNVDSGVFDAVQHAGIAALSGSQECIGEACAVYKERRDVLVNGLRSLGYQVTAPKATFYVWMPVDDCMAFAARLLNEAGIVATPGLGFGSSGEGYVRFALTRPVERIQEALDRIAGMSR